TTCCGCCGCAGCCGTCGTCGCCGCAGCTGCGCCCGGTGCAATCCGGGGTGCAGGTCGCGTCGGGGTCGCGGGGGCCGCAGTCGCTGCAGTCGGTGCCCAGGGCGCAGACATCGTAGAGGGAGTTGGGGCCACCGTCGTCGCATTCGCCATCGCCGGCCGAGCCGCAGGTGTCGGTGCAAAGCAGCCCCGGGGCCCCGGTATCGGTCTCGTCGCCGGCGTCGGGCTCCTCGGTATCGGTCTGGTCGCCGGCATCTTCACAGTCTGGGCCTTCGCAAATGACGATCGGGGTGGGGTTGGAGTCCCCGCCACAGGCGGCGGCCAGGAGTGTCAGGGTCGTCAACAGAACTATCGAAAAGGTGCGTTGCGGCGTAGCCATGAAGATGTCCTGAATGGTGCCATGCAAAGAGCACGGAAAGGTGATGGTTTCTCAAAAGGGAGACTTCGTAAGGCCCTTTTTTTTAAGCGATAAAAACCTGATAGCAGCCGGGGGCGTGAATGCCAATTTAAGTTTTAAGGGGAGTGATGTGGGCGTTTTTGGTGTGCTTACCCGGGGCGCTCGGTTTTTTTAGTGTGCGGTAAGTGCCGAGCGTCTGGGTGCCGGAGATGACCGACCGAGGGACGGACATGGGCCAAATTTTATGCGGGTGATCGTGGTTTTGGTTCGGGGCGGCATGGGGCGAGTTCTGGCGAGTGATAGCGTTTTTTTAAAACGTGAGGTTGTGGCGTATATAAGGGGTGTCGGGGCGGGGGAGAAAAGCCCCCAAACATTTCGCGGCGACGCTATGATTAGGAGAGAACCATGCTTCAAAACGAGATGATTCAGCGATTTCGGCAGGCATTTGAGGATGAGCCCCGCGTGGTGGCCGCGCTCATGTTCGGATCTTTTACGACGGGAGAGGGTGACGAGTTCTCCGACATTGAATTTGCCGTGTTCATTGAAGATGAGGCGCTGGAAGGGTTCGATCAGGGCGCCTGGCTGAACGCGGTCAGCCCGGTGGCGGCGTACTTTTTGGATGATTTCGGACATCGCACCGCCCTTTTTGAAAACGGCATTCGCGGCGAGTTTCATTTTTTGCGCGGGTCGGAGATCCCTGTGATTTCGACCTGGAAGGGCTACGGATGGTTTCCCACACTTGAGGCGGCGGTGATGCTGGATCGATCCGGCGCCTTGTCTGAGCATGCCCGCGTGCTGGTGGGAGGGCCGCCGGTTCGCGAAGGGGCTCCGCTGGTCGAAGGGCTCGCGTTGAACCTCATCAGCCTGGTTCTTTTCGGTGCCAACCTGTTGAACCGCGGCGAGTATGCGCGCGCCTGGCCCTTACTGGGCAAAGCGCACGAAAACCTGCTCAAGCTCGTTCGCCTCGACGAAGGGAGGACCGAGCATTGGCCGACACCGTCGCGCGCTCTGGAAGCAGACCTCGCTGCACCGGTCTACGAGCGGTATGTGAGGTGTACGGCGGGAGCAGATCCGGTGGCGCTCTGCAGCGCTTACGCCGAGACCTGGACGTGGAGTCTGGAGTTGTTCGACAAGGTCGCTGGACCTTTGAGCATTGAGCTTCCGGAGAAGGTCATCTCATATGCGGATCAGTTGCTCCGTCGAGCGCTCGCGGATGCCACGCGTAGTTGACGCGCGGGAGACTCGCCGGGGGAGACCGTCCGGGGGACATCGTCCGTCCGAGAGACGGACATCGTCGAGTCGTGGGAGTATGTCGAAGATCCGGTGCGCCAGGTGCGGGAGACGAAGGGGCAGAAGAGCGGGGAGATGAATGGCTCGGCGAAGGAGCTCAAGCGGGTGGAGAAGGAGAATAAGGCGCTGAGCAAGAATAAGAGCCAGGAGATCAAGAAGAGCGCCGCGAAGAAGGGGCAGGCCTGGTCGGAGTACGGGTCGGCGAAGGGTGGAGCGAAGGCGAAGGGCGGGTCGTCGAAGGGTGGTGGTTCGTCGAAGAGTGGCGGTTCGTCGAAGAGCGGCGGTTCGTCGAAGAAGGGTGAGGGGCCGAGCGCGGGGAGTTCTTCAATCCATTAATAAGATTGGCAGGCCGACGGGGCCCCACAAGGGGCCCCCTACGGTCGTGGGTGGTGGGGATGTCGGGGTGTGCGCAAACCCCCGTCCGCGCGCACGAGTCGACCGACATCGCGAAGCGTGGCGTTGCACAACCACCCAACCACCCAACCACCCAACCACCCCACCACCAGACCAACCTCAAAGCGAGCCCCCCAACGCCCGCACGAATCGACCGACATCGCGAAGCGTGGCGCCCCAC
The nucleotide sequence above comes from Lujinxingia vulgaris. Encoded proteins:
- a CDS encoding nucleotidyltransferase domain-containing protein, translating into MLQNEMIQRFRQAFEDEPRVVAALMFGSFTTGEGDEFSDIEFAVFIEDEALEGFDQGAWLNAVSPVAAYFLDDFGHRTALFENGIRGEFHFLRGSEIPVISTWKGYGWFPTLEAAVMLDRSGALSEHARVLVGGPPVREGAPLVEGLALNLISLVLFGANLLNRGEYARAWPLLGKAHENLLKLVRLDEGRTEHWPTPSRALEADLAAPVYERYVRCTAGADPVALCSAYAETWTWSLELFDKVAGPLSIELPEKVISYADQLLRRALADATRS